Proteins from one methanogenic archaeon mixed culture ISO4-G1 genomic window:
- a CDS encoding Rad3-related DNA helicase — protein MDYFPYGYRPGQKELVSFIDRTVRDRRCAVIEAGTGTGKTITSLCGALDYAKEHGMKVIYLTRTKSQQKQVVRESKAIGKDVMCVAMQGRSAASCPLMREDPDLASGTAEEISKLCSVYKRKKDGVCHCKHFANIEGVDIEAWAERVRSEHPEPEEFTRMCEDAELCPYELSKLMLPFADVIAVPYPFVFMPMILDRFVEWTGVPLSQMVLIVDEAHNLPDYLRDVQTFEYSEYAMDLAAKEAKDHGDFDLCEGISVTDLVAVLKEILASAQKEYLIDDDGMLPPYYLEDELMSRLGVSSVTISRMCKAMEEIGDGIMEKKKERHKLPRSYIHSMAGFIRAWIDGDDENYVRLIVKENGNPKFQAYCMDPSGAAGPLIDCFSSIHMSGTLQPLDAYVTELGLDRVNTLCLDGIFPKENLLTLYTDRVSMKYEERELPQNYDTLMEMVVECVNAVRVNTAVFFPSYSFMDKMVDDGLVQRLSRDVVYERKGMSQPELMSVFENFRMSSGGVLFCVTGGRISEGLDFPDKALEMVILIGIPYPKPTAKMRAMRRYYDIRFGDGMWYTNMIPTVRKMRQSIGRLIRSETDRGVAVIMDRRIAGLKDIQAELCQDIPSKEREFFRYSKY, from the coding sequence ATGGATTATTTTCCCTACGGGTACCGTCCTGGTCAGAAGGAGCTCGTGAGCTTCATCGACCGGACGGTACGCGACCGCAGGTGCGCGGTCATCGAGGCCGGTACCGGTACCGGCAAGACGATAACATCGCTGTGTGGAGCCTTGGATTACGCCAAGGAGCACGGCATGAAGGTCATCTACCTGACGAGGACGAAGTCCCAGCAGAAGCAGGTCGTACGCGAGTCCAAGGCCATCGGCAAGGATGTCATGTGCGTGGCCATGCAGGGCCGTTCGGCCGCTTCATGTCCCCTGATGCGCGAGGACCCGGATCTTGCCTCCGGAACGGCGGAGGAGATCTCCAAGCTATGCTCCGTGTACAAGAGGAAGAAGGACGGGGTCTGCCACTGCAAGCACTTCGCCAACATCGAGGGCGTGGATATCGAGGCATGGGCAGAGAGGGTCCGCAGCGAGCATCCCGAACCGGAGGAGTTCACCCGCATGTGCGAGGATGCCGAACTCTGTCCGTACGAGCTCAGCAAGCTGATGCTCCCGTTCGCGGACGTCATCGCGGTACCGTATCCGTTCGTCTTCATGCCCATGATACTGGACCGCTTCGTTGAGTGGACCGGCGTCCCGCTGTCCCAGATGGTGCTGATCGTTGACGAGGCCCATAACCTCCCGGATTACCTGAGGGACGTCCAGACGTTCGAATACAGCGAGTACGCCATGGACCTGGCCGCCAAGGAGGCCAAGGACCACGGGGACTTCGACCTCTGCGAGGGCATATCCGTGACGGACCTGGTCGCGGTCCTCAAGGAGATACTGGCATCCGCCCAGAAGGAGTATCTGATCGATGATGACGGGATGCTCCCGCCGTACTATCTGGAGGACGAGCTCATGTCCCGTCTGGGGGTCAGTTCCGTGACCATCAGCAGGATGTGCAAGGCCATGGAGGAGATCGGCGACGGCATCATGGAGAAGAAGAAGGAGAGGCACAAGCTGCCCCGTTCCTACATCCATTCCATGGCGGGATTCATCCGCGCCTGGATAGACGGCGATGACGAGAACTACGTGAGGCTGATCGTCAAGGAGAACGGAAACCCGAAGTTCCAGGCATACTGCATGGACCCGTCGGGTGCGGCGGGGCCGCTGATAGACTGCTTCTCGTCGATACACATGTCCGGGACCCTGCAGCCACTGGACGCCTATGTCACGGAGCTCGGTCTGGACAGGGTCAACACGCTCTGCCTGGACGGCATATTCCCCAAGGAGAACCTGTTGACGCTGTACACCGACAGGGTCTCGATGAAGTACGAGGAGAGGGAGCTCCCCCAGAACTACGACACGCTGATGGAGATGGTGGTGGAATGCGTGAACGCGGTCCGTGTGAACACGGCCGTGTTCTTCCCGTCCTATTCGTTCATGGACAAGATGGTCGACGACGGGCTCGTCCAGAGGCTGTCGCGCGATGTCGTCTACGAGCGCAAGGGGATGTCCCAGCCGGAGCTGATGTCCGTGTTCGAGAACTTCAGGATGTCCTCCGGAGGGGTGCTGTTCTGCGTCACCGGCGGAAGGATCAGCGAGGGCCTGGACTTCCCGGACAAGGCCCTGGAGATGGTGATCCTCATAGGGATACCGTATCCCAAGCCCACAGCGAAGATGCGCGCGATGCGCAGGTACTACGACATCCGCTTCGGCGACGGCATGTGGTACACCAACATGATCCCCACGGTGAGGAAGATGAGGCAGTCCATCGGCAGGCTGATAAGGTCGGAGACCGACAGGGGCGTAGCGGTCATAATGGACCGCAGGATCGCCGGCCTGAAGGACATACAGGCGGAACTGTGCCAGGATATCCCTTCCAAGGAGAGGGAGTTCTTCCGTTATTCGAAATATTGA
- a CDS encoding tRNA sulfurtransferase ThiI, which translates to MTRLVALMSNGIDSPVASYLMSQRGADVILLHMDNRPFTDDRSMEIVKDIAAQLRKVTGKEFPLYVAPHGDNQQTIHDKCDYHYQCVMCKRVMQRTARELAKKLGADGIIMGDSLGQVASQTLKNIRSENIELNFPVARPLIGLDKLEIEAIAKEIGTFEISIRPTNGCTIVPTRPITEASPDKVVRMSTDIDLDALAKKCADSAVLQN; encoded by the coding sequence GTGACGAGACTCGTAGCACTGATGTCCAACGGCATCGATTCGCCGGTCGCATCATATCTGATGAGCCAGCGCGGTGCCGATGTCATCCTTCTGCACATGGACAACCGTCCCTTCACGGACGACCGCTCCATGGAAATCGTCAAGGACATCGCCGCACAGCTCAGAAAGGTCACCGGGAAGGAATTCCCGCTGTACGTCGCACCCCACGGCGATAACCAGCAGACCATCCACGACAAGTGCGATTACCACTATCAGTGCGTGATGTGCAAGCGCGTCATGCAGCGTACGGCCAGGGAACTGGCCAAGAAACTGGGTGCGGACGGCATTATCATGGGAGATTCCCTCGGACAGGTCGCATCCCAGACCCTGAAGAACATCAGGTCGGAGAACATCGAACTCAACTTCCCGGTCGCCAGACCCCTCATCGGCCTGGACAAGCTGGAGATCGAGGCCATCGCCAAGGAGATCGGAACGTTCGAGATCTCGATAAGGCCCACCAACGGGTGCACCATAGTGCCGACGAGACCCATAACCGAGGCCTCTCCGGACAAGGTCGTCAGGATGAGCACCGACATAGACCTCGATGCCCTGGCGAAGAAGTGTGCCGACAGCGCCGTGCTTCAGAACTGA
- a CDS encoding exosome complex RNA-binding protein Csl4, whose amino-acid sequence MTESKFVFPGEEVASEEEYLAAEGTFAENGIVYASQVGELVLDDAECVAKVVSPNPPNVLAVGDIVYGVVGDIRSTMATADVYVKEGVERRLGGDTYATIHVSKISPNYTDDVAKELRKGDFIRARVTAIKPALQLTTKDEHLGVIRAQCSKCKTEMIRSKKGDGLFCPECKYAMPRKLADDYGDVDL is encoded by the coding sequence ATGACAGAATCCAAATTCGTATTCCCCGGAGAGGAAGTGGCCTCAGAAGAAGAGTATCTGGCCGCAGAGGGGACTTTCGCAGAGAACGGAATCGTTTACGCTTCACAGGTAGGAGAGCTCGTGCTGGACGACGCTGAGTGCGTCGCGAAGGTCGTCTCCCCCAACCCTCCCAACGTGCTCGCGGTCGGCGACATCGTCTACGGTGTCGTGGGCGACATCAGGAGCACCATGGCCACAGCAGACGTGTATGTCAAGGAGGGTGTCGAGAGGAGGCTCGGAGGCGACACGTACGCCACGATCCATGTCTCCAAGATCTCCCCCAACTACACGGACGACGTCGCCAAGGAACTGAGGAAGGGAGACTTCATCAGGGCCCGCGTCACGGCCATCAAGCCGGCGCTCCAGCTCACCACCAAGGACGAGCACCTGGGCGTCATCAGGGCGCAGTGCAGTAAGTGCAAGACCGAGATGATCAGGAGCAAGAAGGGCGACGGACTGTTCTGCCCCGAATGCAAGTACGCGATGCCCAGGAAGCTCGCGGACGACTACGGCGACGTGGACCTGTGA